A genomic region of Pyrus communis chromosome 14, drPyrComm1.1, whole genome shotgun sequence contains the following coding sequences:
- the LOC137715993 gene encoding phosphatidylinositol/phosphatidylcholine transfer protein SFH10-like gives MGDASRRIPPEANVVMNGKTKSQNHIVASRPKGFLQDVVSLRIGSGVVSQAALFLLKMAALETVRRFSRAKCPWAWRGFQALQFLCYPPFKWFRRFAPFKALVNGMQVVSKPLLVLSIATVFSDEAEFFNRTSDGINNSDACSEVQSEVLSECNNDSTLDTRVPDQFPQNVEPEMWLVELHEELERQGISLPERIDEEELSRFYTAANGDFSRLLSSVKKTIHWRETYGILSIQELEMWSNMVFWHGFDVKHRPCLIVQLGLACTSLPSLDRPRFAQAIISQVEHGVYHLLDATNAQITVVVDCEGLSPFKIPMQVMRTCSSLLQDHFPNRLGCLFVIRLPPMLRVIAQTFIQVLKPYTREKLRIEGESYRKILSEYLEALPLYLGGKCQCKICTDMWHPRTNEVIKTELREDLHEGRTPLPAHPTYENEVDMEDNWDQLVRTAIFGLLMVWVFIAFLSLFFDPESRPFPFSPK, from the exons ATGGGGGACGCATCGCGTAGAATCCCTCCAGAGGCCAATGTAGTTATGAATGGAAAGACCAAGTCGCAGAATCATATAGTTGCTTCTCGCCCCAAGGGCTTTCTGCAGGATGTAGTGTCGCTTCGAATTGGGAGTGGCGTGGTGAGCCAGGCAGCTTTGTTTCTGCTCAAAATGGCTGCATTGGAGACAGTAAGGCGGTTCTCAAGGGCCAAATGCCCGTGGGCATGGCGTGGTTTCCAGGCTTTGCAATTTCTGTGTTACCCTCCGTTCAAGTGGTTTCGAAGATTTGCGCCCTTCAAGGCTTTGGTCAATGGCATGCAG GTAGTTTCAAAACCATTACTAGTGCTTTCCATTGCAACGGTGTTCTCTGATGAAGCAGAGTTCTTTAATAGAACCTCAGATGGCATTAACAATTCTGATGCATGTTCAGAAGTGCAGTCGGAAGTATTGTCTGAGTGTAATAACGATTCTACTTTGGATACAAG GGTTCCTGATCAATTTCCTCAAAATGTAGAACCTGAAATGTGGTTGGTAGAACTCCATGAAGAGCTtgaaagacaagggattagcttGCCAGAAAG AATTGATGAGGAGGAACTTAGTAGGTTTTACACTGCTGCAAATGGAGACTTTTCTCGCTTGCTATCATCAGTAAAGAAGACAATCCATTGGAGGGAGACTTACGGAATTCTTTCAATACAGGAGCTTGAGATGTGGTCAAATATGGTTTTCTGGCATGGATTTGATGTTAAGCACCGACCTTGTCTCATAGTGCAACTTGGGCTAGCTTGCACTAGCTTGCCATCTCTTGATAGACCTCGCTTTGCTCAAGCTATCA TTTCCCAAGTAGAGCATGGAGTCTATCATTTACTCGATGCCACCAATGCTCAAATTACAGTTGTAGTAGATTGTGAAGGTCTATCTCCATTTAAAATTCCCATGCAAGTTATGAGGACTTGTTCTTCTCTTTTGCAAGATCACTTCCCCAACCGTCTTGGCTGTCTGTTTGTTATTCGGCTTCCTCCAATGCTTCGTGTTATTGCTCAAACCTTTATTCAA GTTTTGAAACCTTATACCCGAGAGAAGTTGAGGATTGAAGGTGAGAGTTACCGGAAGATTCTCTCTGAGTACCTTGAGGCACTTCCATTATATCTTGGTGGCAAATGCCAGTGCAAAATATGTACAGATATGTGGCACCCTCGCACAAATGAAGTTATCAAGACAGAGCTGAGAGAAGATTTGCACGAGGGTCGGACTCCACTTCCAGCCCATCCAACGTATGAGAATGAGGTTGACATGGAAGATAACTGGGATCAGTTGGTGAGGACTGCCATATTTGGTCTCCTTATGGTATGGGTTTTCATAGCATTCCTTTCTTTATTCTTTGACCCCGAAAGCcgtccctttcccttttctcctaAGTGA
- the LOC137714277 gene encoding uncharacterized protein, with translation MWLTCLASAFRTCLACTIVALTTLYGPQSLRRQVAFPAFSYVTVLLIVPDATLGHTLCGCWLGLYATAQTIGPAVLSLWLIGPARLSTSTTALAVGLAAFGVALPEITHIVTKRIALGQIVIMYVIAYINGGHTDAIMHPVHVATSTGIGVLACVLALLIPFPRLASREVKQNAELLAENASQRLKIFGEAFCAEDSTSALASLSQANSLASTATMLFQTIKNHQESMKWERVPLKLISRCGYVNPGDRLQGLEIPFRGMEMALTCIPSFPVKVVNGELSKDALLRLVEQHMSLDLSTPCDSVTVPESKAENVGFLQTLQTIPQIHQDLPPIFFLFCINLLQGKLLSRSKTVQEKFLVHQNGGATNSFKQNGLYFKIWSNLSTKVSSKRLMSAFKCSLSLGLAVFFGLMYSKDDGYWAGLPVAISFASTREATFKVSNVKVQGTVLGTVYGVLGWFLFQRFLSMRLLSLIPWFIFTSFLQRSRMYGQAGGISAVIGAVLVLGRRNFGPPSEFAIARITETFIGLSSSIIVDLILQPTRASALAKVQLSRTLGTLQECINSVSLQSGRANLEDNQKRLKMHTEELGKLIGEAEGEPNFWFLPFHSACYGKLLRSFSRMMDLLVLSAHAVGILEENSQTLEASWKEIVHTLECDLEHFKKMVGSLMTCFKDITLIKSITVLDQKSNISPDPELGKSRTPNIFRACSSEMDKIMSSYLQHSEEVVDKIDAKSEELKSQMVLCLSGLGFCISSLIRETREIEEGIRELVQWENPSSHINLYEISCKLHDYQK, from the exons ATGTGGCTAACATGCCTAGCCTCTGCATTCCGTACATGTCTTGCTTGCACCATAGTTGCCCTAACCACCCTCTATGGCCCACAATCTCTCCGACGCCAAGTAGCCTTCCCGGCATTCTCTTATGTCACAGTCCTCCTCATTGTTCCTGATGCAACTCTGGGGCACACACTTTGTGGCTGTTGGCTCGGGCTCTACGCCACGGCACAAACTATTGGGCCGGCGGTGTTGAGTCTGTGGCTGATTGGGCCAGCCCGGCTTTCGACCAGCACGACCGCTCTGGCGGTGGGGCTTGCTGCATTCGGGGTGGCTCTGCCGGAGATTACTCACATTGTGACCAAACGCATAGCACTTGGACAGATTGTGATTATGTATGTCATAGCTTATATAAATGGGGGCCATACAGATGCTATCATGCACCCTGTCCACGTGGCTACAAGCACGGGAATTGGGGTGTTGGCTTGTGTTTTGGCTCTGTTGATTCCCTTCCCACGCCTTGCTTCTCGAGAG GTTAAACAAAACGCAGAGCTACTTGCCGAGAATGCTTCACAAAGGCTCAAGATCTTTGGAGAGGCGTTCTGCGCAGAAGATAGCACATCAGCACTTGCATCACTTTCTCAAGCAAATTCGTTGGCTTCCACTGCAACTATGCTTTTTCAAACTATCAAAAACCACCAG GAAAGCATGAAGTGGGAGAGAGTTCCGCTGAAGTTAATTTCGAGATGCGGCTATGTAAATCCAGGAGATAGATTGCAGGGCTTAGAGATACCCTTTAGAGGAATGGAAATGGCATTAACCTGTATTCCTTCATTTCCAGTTAAGGTGGTGAATGGAGAGCTCAGTAAAGATGCTCTACTTAGACTAGTAGAGCAGCACATGAGCCTAGACTTAAGCACGCCTTGTGATTCGGTAACTGTTCCTGAATCAAAAGCAGAAAATGTTGGTTTCCTCCAAACACTTCAAACCATCCCACAAATCCACCAAGATTTACccccaattttctttttgttttgcatcAATCTCCTCCAAGGCAAGTTATTATCCAGAAGTAAGACTGTACAGGAAAAATTTTTGGTTCACCAGAATGGAGGAGCAACTAATTCGTTCAAACAAAATGGATTGTATTTCAAGATATGGAGTAACTTGTCCACCAAGGTAAGCAGCAAGAGGCTTATGTCAGCTTTCAAATGTTCACTCTCCTTGGGTCTTGCCGTGTTTTTCGGTTTGATGTACAGCAAAGATGATGGCTACTGGGCAGGACTCCCGGTAGCAATCAGTTTTGCATCAACCAGAGAAGCAACATTTAAAGTTTCAAATGTTAAAGTACAAGGGACTGTTTTAGGAACTGTATATGGAGTTTTGGGTTGGTTTCTCTTCCAAAGGTTTTTGTCAATGAGACTTTTATCTCTGATTCCTTGGTTCATTTTCACCAGTTTTCTCCAGCGTAGCCGAATGTACGGCCAGGCAGGAGGCATTTCAGCAGTAATTGGAGCCGTACTAGTTTTGGGGAGAAGAAACTTTGGTCCTCCAAGTGAATTTGCCATAGCCAGAATCACAGAAACCTTCATCGGATTATCTAGTTCTATTATCGTTGACCTAATCTTGCAACCCACAAGAGCTTCTGCTCTTGCAAAAGTTCAACTCTCTAGGACTCTTGGGACATTGCAGGAGTGCATCAACTCGGTGAGTCTTCAATCAGGAAGAGCCAATTTGGAAGATAATCAAAAGAGACTGAAAATGCATACTGAAGAACTTGGGAAGTTGATTGGAGAAGCTGAGGGGGAGCCCAATTTCTGGTTTTTGCCTTTTCATAGTGCTTGCTATGGAAAACTCTTGAGGTCTTTCTCCAGAATGATGGACTTGCTAGTTTTAAGTGCTCATGCAGTTGGAATTCTTgaagaaaattcacaaacacTTGAGGCTTCATGGAAGGAAATTGTACATACATTGGAATGTGACCTTGAACATTTCAAGAAAATGGTTGGAAGTTTGATGACATGCTTCAAGGATATCACCTTGATAAAATCAATCACAGTTCTTGATCAAAAGAGTAACATATCTCCTGACCCCGAGTTGGGAAAATCTCGAACACCGAATATTTTTAGGGCTTGTAGTTCAGAGATGGATAAGATTATGAGTTCTTATCTCCAGCACTCGGAGGAAGTCGTTGATAAAATTGATGCTAAAAGTGAGGAGCTCAAGAGCCAAATGGTTTTGTGTTTAAGTGGTTTAGGATTCTGCATAAGTAGTTTAATAAGAGAAACAAGAGAGATTGAAGAGGGAATCAGGGAACTTGTTCAATGGGAGAATCCTTCTTCCCACATTAATTTGTACGAAATCTCTTGTAAGTTGCATGATTATCAGaaataa
- the LOC137715994 gene encoding UDP-glucuronic acid decarboxylase 6 produces MANNSTNGEHQTTTKPPPLPSPLRFSKFFQSNMRILVTGGAGFIGSHLVDRLMENEKNEVIVVDNYFTGSKDNLKKWIGHPRFELIRHDVTETLLVEVDQIYHLACPASPIFYKYNPVKTIKTNVIGTLNMLGLAKRVGARILLTSTSEVYGDPLVHPQPESYWGNVNPIGVRSCYDEGKRVAETLMFDYHRQHGIEIRIARIFNTYGPRMNIDDGRVVSNFIAQALRDEPLTVQNPGTQTRSFCFVSDLVDGLIRLMEGEHTGPINLGNPGEFTMLELAETVKELINPEVEIKRVENTPDDPRQRKPDITKAKELLGWEPKIKLREGLPLMEEDFRLRLGVNKKK; encoded by the exons ATGGCAAACAATTCTACCAATGGGGAGCACCAGACCACAACAAAGCCTCCTCCTTTGCCATCTCCTCTGCGGTTCTCCAAGTTTTTTCAG TCCAATATGAGAATTTTGGTTACTGGAGGAGCTGGATTCATCGGTTCTCACCTGGTTGACAGGTTGatggaaaatgaaaagaatgaG GTTATTGTCGTTGATAACTACTTCACTGGCTCCAAGGACAATCTGAAAAAGTGGATTGGTCATCCCAGATTCGAGCTTATTCGTcatg ATGTCACAGAGACGTTGTTGGTCGAGGTTGATCAGATTTACCATCTTGCTTGCCCAGCTTCACCAATTTTTTACAAATACAATCCTGTAAAG ACAATAAAAACAAATGTGATTGGCACGCTGAACATGCTTGGACTTGCAAAGCGAGTTGGAGCAAG GATTCTGCTGACATCCACTTCAGAGGTATATGGTGATCCTCTTGTGCATCCACAACCTGAAAGCTACTGGGGTAATGTTAACCCAATTG GAGTAAGGAGCTGTTATGATGAGGGGAAGCGTGTTGCTGAGACTTTGATGTTCGACTATCATAGGCAGCATGGGATAg AAATACGTATTGCGAGAATCTTCAACACATATGGCCCTCGCATGAATATTGATGATGGGCGTGTTGTGAGCAATTTTATAGCTCAGGCCCTTCG TGATGAACCGTTGACAGTTCAGAATCCTGGGACTCAAACTCGCAGTTTCTGTTTTGTCTCCGATCTG GTGGATGGCCTCATTCGTCTCATGGAAGGAGAGCACACCGGGCCTATTAACCTCGGAAACCCAG GTGAATTTACAATGCTCGAACTTGCAGAAACGGTAAAGGAG CTCATCAACCCCGAGGTGGAGATCAAGAGGGTGGAGAACACTCCCGACGATCCAAGACAGAGGAAACCCGACATCACAAAAGCAAAAGAATTGCTGGGATGGGAGCCGAAGATCAAGTTGCGCGAAGGCCTACCCCTCATGGAGGAGGATTTCCGATTGAGGCTTGGagtaaacaaaaagaaatga
- the LOC137715995 gene encoding ATP synthase small subunit 6, mitochondrial-like, with product MRKFDPWPIFFKREWNRNWPFLVGFAITGTLITKFSLGLTEEDAKNSPFVQRHKR from the exons ATGAGGAAGTTCGATCCATGGCCGATTTTCTTCAAGCGAGAGTGGAACCGGAACTGGCCGTTCCTCGTTGGGTTCGCCATCACCGGAACCCTAATCACCAAGTTCTCTCTCGGCCTCACTG AGGAAGATGCCAAGAACTCGCCTTTCGTTCAAAGGCACAAGAGGTAG
- the LOC137715194 gene encoding histone H4-like gives MTGRGKGGKGLGKGGAKRHRKVLRDNIQGITKPAIRRLARRGGVKRISGLIYEETRGVLKIFLENVIRDAVTYTEHARRKTVTAMDVVYALKRQGRTLYGFGG, from the coding sequence ATGACAGGCCGCGGAAAGGGAGGCAAGGGCTTGGGCAAGGGAGGAGCGAAACGACATCGTAAGGTGCTGAGGGACAACATCCAGGGCATTACCAAGCCTGCGATTCGCCGTCTTGCTCGCAGAGGTGGCGTGAAGCGTATCAGCGGTCTGATCTACGAGGAGACCAGAGGGGTTCTCAAGATCTTTTTGGAGAACGTGATTCGTGACGCCGTGACCTACACCGAGCACGCCAGGAGGAAGACTGTGACCGCCATGGACGTGGTGTATGCTCTGAAGAGGCAGGGAAGGACCCTCTACGGTTTCGGGGGTTAA
- the LOC137715234 gene encoding uncharacterized protein — MAQAFSSPRSSAYLDALTQEIEKKLQRALASPSQRRNLLQELFADIALEIDERAKEMILSREEGAISPAEDGIEGQLCFYDVLTDHYVRVPESGKRILDLIVQLWSQSFASHIFALLFHKWLFEVQLDNPEVLLRYSSALVEGATNVFWIDTQSNARRFQSLFRYLLEDVALEPKRLNKIPVQVQRDLFLLLSRFIFFYNSVDKLDSFLRAFPLFPNAFLVGSSADFFVIELADQLQKLKVEPVLLHYLLHIKLLQGMELRMATSTRLKACLYSFTSPGGPMYPTRAVRHAAWDALDLLFPVGRYPRHLISLFFRLLYPWYWPVSCWNFVMDCVKAVLYSLLGLIFSCLEKLRRPKF, encoded by the exons ATGGCGCAAGCTTTTTCCTCGCCTCGAAGTTCTGCGTATCTCGACGCGCTGACGCAAGAGATCGAGAAGAAGCTCCAGCGG GCGCTGGCTTCTCCGTCGCAGCGGCGGAATTTGTTGCAGGAGTTGTTTGCTGACATTGCTTTGGAGATCGATGAGCGAGCCAAAG AAATGATTCTCAGCAGGGAAGAGGGTGCAATTTCTCCTGCTGAAGATGGCATTGAAGGACAGCTATGCTTTTACGATGTGCTCACTGATCATTATGTTCGGGTGCCTGAGAGTGGAAAACGCATCCTTGATTTGATTGTCCAACTATGGAGCCAGTCATTTGCATCTCATATTTTTGCCTTGTTGTTCCACAAATGG CTGTTTGAAGTCCAACTTGACAACCCTGAAGTACTTCTTCGTTACTCATCTGCTCTTGTTGAAGGTGCAACAAATGTTTTCTG GATTGATACGCAATCAAATGCAAGGCGATTTCAATCCCTCTTTCGT TATCTGCTTGAGGATGTTGCTTTGGAGCCCAAACGGTTAAATAAAATTCCTGTACAG GTCCAGCGAGATCTATTTCTTTTACTCTCgaggtttatatttttttataactcaG TTGACAAGCTCGACAGCTTCTTAAGGGCATTTCCTCTTTTTCCCAACGCTTTTCTGGTTGGTAGTTCAGCAGACTTCTTTGTTATTGAACTTGCAGATCAG CTTCAAAAACTGAAGGTGGAACCAGTATTGCTGCATTACCTTTTGCACATAAAACTTCTCCAGG GAATGGAGCTGAGAATGGCCACAAGTACGAGGTTAAAGGCGTGTTTGTATAGCTTCACTTCTCCTGGAGGTCCAATGTACCCCACAAGAGCTGTTCGTCATGCGGCATGGGATGCATTAGATTTGCTTTTTCCC GTTGGCAGATATCCTCGGCATCTTATAAGCCTGTTCTTCCGATTGCTATATCCATGGTACTGGCCCGTTTCTTGTTGGAATTTCGTAATGGATTGCGTGAAGGCAGTATTGTACTCTCTGTTGGGATTAATCTTTTCATGTTTGGAGAAGCTGAGAAGGCCAAAGTTTTAG
- the LOC137715235 gene encoding THO complex subunit 4A-like isoform X2 — protein sequence MQDPLSMSLDDLIKTSKKSGSGNTRGRGGRGPSGPGPARRLPNRGANRAAPYVAAAKAPETAWQHDMYGDLGAAAYAAPAGRASAIETGTKLYISNLDYGVSNEDIKELFSEVGDLKRYGVHYDRSGRSKGTADVVFSRRTDAAAAVKRYNNVQLDGKPMKIEIVGTNIGTPGAPPAFLPAPNLAFGNRNGPPMGGQSRGGAFGRIRGGGGGSGGGGGGRGGRGPRRGGGGRGSGSGRGRGEKDQKVSAEDLDAELEKYHAAAESMQE from the exons ATGCAGGACCCTCTAAGCATGTCCCTGGACGACCTCATCAAGACCAGCAAGAAATCCGGATCCGGTAACACCCGAGGTCGCGGCGGCCGGGGGCCTTCCGGACCCGGACCAGCCCGCCGCTTGCCCAATCGAGGCGCCAATCGCGCGGCACCGTACGTGGCTGCGGCCAAG GCGCCGGAGACTGCGTGGCAACACGACATGTATGGGGATCTTGGGGCTGCGGCGTACGCGGCTCCAGCTGGAAGAGCCTCGGCTATCGAAACCGGAACCAAGCTCTACATCTCCAATCTCGATTATGGCGTTTCCAACGAGGACATTAAG GAATTGTTTTCTGAGGTTGGTGACCTGAAACGTTATGGAGTACATTATGACAGAAGTGGGAGATCAAAG GGAACGGCAGACGTAGTTTTCTCACGACGAACGGATGCTGCGGCGGCTGTTAAAAGATACAACAATGTTCAACTTGATGGGAAGCCGATGAAGATTGAGATTGTAGGAACGAACATTGGGACACCTGGCGCCCCACCTGCGTTCCTGCCTGCTCCTAATTTAGCTTTTGGAAATCGGAATGGACCACCCATGGG TGGACAAAGTAGGGGTGGTGCATTTGGACGTATACGTGGCGGTGGAGGtggcagtggtggtggtggtggtggccgCGGTGGCCGTGGTCCTAGAAGGGGCGGTGGTGGACGTGGAAGTGGAAGTGGAAGAGGCCGTGGTGAAAAGGACCAAAAGGTTTCTGCTGAAGATCTTGATGCCGAGCTAGAGAAGTACCATGCAGCAGCAGAATCAATGCAAGAGTAA
- the LOC137715235 gene encoding THO complex subunit 4A-like isoform X1 translates to MQDPLSMSLDDLIKTSKKSGSGNTRGRGGRGPSGPGPARRLPNRGANRAAPYVAAAKAPETAWQHDMYGDLGAAAYAAPAGRASAIETGTKLYISNLDYGVSNEDIKELFSEVGDLKRYGVHYDRSGRSKGTADVVFSRRTDAAAAVKRYNNVQLDGKPMKIEIVGTNIGTPGAPPAFLPAPNLAFGNRNGPPMGSGQSRGGAFGRIRGGGGGSGGGGGGRGGRGPRRGGGGRGSGSGRGRGEKDQKVSAEDLDAELEKYHAAAESMQE, encoded by the exons ATGCAGGACCCTCTAAGCATGTCCCTGGACGACCTCATCAAGACCAGCAAGAAATCCGGATCCGGTAACACCCGAGGTCGCGGCGGCCGGGGGCCTTCCGGACCCGGACCAGCCCGCCGCTTGCCCAATCGAGGCGCCAATCGCGCGGCACCGTACGTGGCTGCGGCCAAG GCGCCGGAGACTGCGTGGCAACACGACATGTATGGGGATCTTGGGGCTGCGGCGTACGCGGCTCCAGCTGGAAGAGCCTCGGCTATCGAAACCGGAACCAAGCTCTACATCTCCAATCTCGATTATGGCGTTTCCAACGAGGACATTAAG GAATTGTTTTCTGAGGTTGGTGACCTGAAACGTTATGGAGTACATTATGACAGAAGTGGGAGATCAAAG GGAACGGCAGACGTAGTTTTCTCACGACGAACGGATGCTGCGGCGGCTGTTAAAAGATACAACAATGTTCAACTTGATGGGAAGCCGATGAAGATTGAGATTGTAGGAACGAACATTGGGACACCTGGCGCCCCACCTGCGTTCCTGCCTGCTCCTAATTTAGCTTTTGGAAATCGGAATGGACCACCCATGGG CAGTGGACAAAGTAGGGGTGGTGCATTTGGACGTATACGTGGCGGTGGAGGtggcagtggtggtggtggtggtggccgCGGTGGCCGTGGTCCTAGAAGGGGCGGTGGTGGACGTGGAAGTGGAAGTGGAAGAGGCCGTGGTGAAAAGGACCAAAAGGTTTCTGCTGAAGATCTTGATGCCGAGCTAGAGAAGTACCATGCAGCAGCAGAATCAATGCAAGAGTAA
- the LOC137714847 gene encoding uncharacterized protein — MSLSFFHSILRAAASRWPVFLYMTTWTLLLSVTVAVASFSPEMAFLTAISPFSPLTKSCTGEGFVRIPLDYPRESMCFPAHMIQRSSLDFFVPTVFAALIVAGSVLVVRSLGLWEGERRREVDHELV, encoded by the coding sequence ATGTCTCTCTCGTTCTTCCACTCCATCCTCCGAGCTGCCGCGTCCAGGTGGCCGGTGTTTCTCTACATGACTACCTGGACGCTTCTTTTGTCAGTGACAGTGGCAGTGGCGTCTTTCTCTCCTGAGATGGCGTTCCTCACGGCGATATCACCCTTCTCTCCCTTAACCAAGTCTTGCACCGGCGAGGGGTTTGTTAGGATACCCTTGGATTATCCGAGAGAGTCAATGTGCTTCCCGGCTCACATGATTCAGCGGTCGAGCTTGGATTTCTTCGTGCCCACGGTGTTTGCCGCCTTGATCGTGGCGGGGTCGGTTTTGGTCGTGCGGTCCTTGGGCTTGTGGGAGGGTGAGAGACGCAGAGAGGTTGATCATGAATTGGTGTAG
- the LOC137715828 gene encoding probable histone H2B.1, which translates to MAPKAEKKPAEKKPAEEKKSAVAEKAPAEKKPKAGKKLPKEAGAAAGDKKKKRSKKSVETYKIYIFKVLKQVHPDIGISSKAMGIMNSFINDIFEKLAQESSRLARYNKKPTITSREIQTAVRLVLPGELAKHAVSEGTKAVTKFTSS; encoded by the coding sequence ATGGCGCCTAAGGCTGAGAAGAAGCCGGCCGAGAAGAAGCCCGCGGAGGAGAAAAAGTCCGCCGTGGCGGAGAAAGCACCCGCCGAGAAGAAGCCCAAGGCCGGGAAGAAGCTGCCGAAGGAGGCCGGAGCCGCCGCCggagacaagaagaagaagagatcgAAGAAGAGCGTGGAGACCTACAAGATCTACATCTTCAAGGTGCTTAAGCAAGTCCACCCTGACATCGGGATCTCCAGCAAGGCCATGGGAATCATGAACAGCTTCATCAACGACATATTCGAAAAGCTCGCCCAGGAGTCGTCCAGGCTCGCGAGGTACAACAAGAAGCCGACGATTACTTCCCGGGAGATCCAGACGGCCGTGAGATTGGTGTTGCCTGGTGAGCTCGCTAAGCATGCGGTGTCTGAGGGGACTAAGGCGGTGACTAAGTTTACTAGCTCTTGA